The Planctomycetota bacterium genomic sequence GGCCTGGGGACGCGAGAAGAGTTGCTTGAGGAATTGGGCCGGCAGGTTCGATTCGGTGCTGCTGCGGGTGACCAGCAAACCAGCGGCCAACGAGATCAAGAACGCCGGCAACTGGCTGACCAGACCGTCGCCAATGGTCAGCTTGGTGTAAATCTCGGCGGCGTTGCCGATGGACATGCCGGCGTCGACCACGCCGATGATCAAGCCGCCCACGATGTTAATCAGGGTAATGACGATGCCGGCGATGGCGTCGCCACGGACGAACTTGCTGGCACCGTCCATCGCGCCGAAGAAGTCCGCTTGCTGGGTGATCTCGGCGCGACGGCGCTGGGCTTCTTTTTCGTCGATCGTGCCGGCGTTCAGGTCGGCGTCGATCGCCATCTGGCGGCCGGGCATGCCGTCCAAGGCAAAACGGGCCGCGACTTCGCTGATGCGCGTGGCGCCTTTGGTGATTACCACGAACTGGATCAAGACGATGATCACAAAGATGATGATGCCAACGACGATCTTGTCGCCAGCCACGAACTCGCCAAATTCACGGACCACCGTGCCGGCGGCGTCGAGGCCGTCGTCCTGGCCGTGGGTCAGGATCAATCGCGTCGTGGCCACGTTCAACACCAACCGGCCCAGCGTGGTGGCCAAGAGCAGCGACGGGAAAATATTGAACTCGAGCGGCGTTTTCACGTAGATGGTCGTCAACAGCATGATGACGGCCACGGTGATGTTGAATGACAACAGCAAGTCCATCAGCGCCGGCGGCATGGGCACCATGATCACCAGCACGCTGGCGATGAAGCCGATGGGTAAGATCAGGTCGGTCAGTCGGGACGGCGCGAAGGCCGACCCTGCCGACGACCCGGCAGCCGATGCCATCTGATGAATCTCCGAGGCGAACGCCGACGGAAGTGCTAGCGGTGGGAAGGACGAAGAGGGGCGAACAATAAACAAAGGCCAGATTGGCGTCTATGCCGGTTGGCCGAGGTGGGGGGGAATGCTTAATGCGAAATGCTTAATGCTTAATTGGGGGGCTGGCTGATGCCGGCTTTGATCCGCCGCCCTTGGCTGCTAGCGTGGTATAATGCAGGCAGTCTTCTTCACGGCAATTTCCGAGGCTGCCTTATGTCGCCCGAGTTTCAATCGCTGGGCATCGACCGGATGTCGATCGAGCAGCGACTGCTGCTGGTCAATGAGATTTGGGACAGCATTACCGCTGAGACGGGCTTGGTCCCGATGACCGACGCGCAGCTAGCCGAACTGGAACGGCGCGTGGACGAACACGAAGCCGATCCATCGACCGGAGTGCCCTGGGAGCAGGTCAGGGAAAAGCTAGCGAAGCGGCTCGGGCAATGAGTTTGCCGATTATCTTTGACCCGCGTGCCGAGGCAGAGTATTTGGAGTCAGTGCTTTGGTACGAATCGCAGAGGGCGGGCCTGGGAGTTGTTTTTGATCGGGCCGTCGATGAGTTGCTGAGGAGGATTAGCGGCTCACCCGAAAGGTATCCGTTAGTCAGCAAGCGCATTCGCTTGGCGCTGCTCCACCGCTTTCCCTTTGGCATTTACTACCGGATTGCCAGTAACCATTTGTTTGTGGTTGCCGTTCACCATTCCTCACGCGATCCATCAGTTTGGCAAGAGCGGTCGTGAGATTCTTGGCTCACCCCACATCGCCGAGTTCCAGCACGCTGCCGTAGCGCGATAGCATCTGCCGGCGCAGGCGCTGATGGTCCGGCGCGGCTAGGCCCGGATCCTGTGCAATCATCTCCCGGGCGTCTTGCCGCGCCTCTTCCAAGATCGCGCCGTCCTCGTGCAGGTCGGCAATCCGTAGCGGCGGCAGCCCGTGTTGCTGAGTCCCCAGCAAATCGCCCGGCCCGCGCAGCTTGAAATCGATTTCGGCCAAGGCGAAGCCATCGGTCGTGTTGACCAGGGCTTCCAACCGCTCGCGGGCCGCGTCGTTCTTGATCTCGGCAAACACGCAGCAATAGCCCGGGTGAGTGCCGCGGGTGATGCGGCCGCGCAACTGGTGCAGTTGTGACAGGCCAAAGCAGTGGCCGTCTTCGATGGTCATCAGCGTGGCGTTCGGCACATCGACGCCGACTTCGATCACGGTGGTGGCGACCAGCACCTGGGTCTGACCCGAGCGGAACTTCTCCATGGCCGCTTGCTTCTCGGCGCCGCTCATTCGTCCGTGAACCAGGCCGACGCGGAACTCGCTCAACGGGCCGTGGGCCAGCGCCTCGAACAATTGTTCGGCCGCGGCCGGAGGGGCTTCGGCGTCGTCGTCAAAGCTGGTCACCGTTTGCTCGGCATCGACCAGCGGCGCGATGACGTAGCCTTGCCGGCCGGTGCGCAGCTTGCGACGGAAAAAGTCCCACCACTTCTCGCGTTGCTCGGCCGTCGCCAAGTAGGTGCGCACCGTTTGACGACCCGGCGGGGCGTCACGCAGTGTGGTGACTTCCAAGTCGCCGAACAGCGTCATGGCCAGCGAACGTGGGATCGGCGTGGCGGTCATCACCAGATAATGCGGATCGACGCCGGCGCGGCGCAGGATTTCGCGCTGGCGCACGCCGAACTTGTGTTGCTCGTCGATCACCACGACGCCTAGCCGGCTGAACTCGACGTCGTTGTGCAACATGGCGTGCGTGCCGATCACGGCATCGAGCTCGCCCGAGCGCAGCCCAGCGCGGATCGCCTCGCGCTGCGACGCCGGCAAACCGCCGGTCAGCAGCTTCCAGCGCACCTGGCTGTGCGACAGTAGCTTGCCCAGCGTGGCGGCGTGTTGCCGGGCCAGGATTTCCGTCGGCGCCATCAGGGCGGCCTGGTAGCCGTGGGCGATGGCGAGCAGAATCGCGTACATGGCGACGATCGTCTTGCCGCTGCCCACGTCCCCTTGCAACAGCCGGTTCATCGGCAGCGGCAGGGCCAGGTCGGCGCAAATCTCGCGAATGGCCTGGTTCTGTCCTTCGGTCAGCTCGAACGGAAACAGCCGGCGGATGCGGGCATCGATCTTGGCCGACGTCTCGAGCGGCGGCGCTTGCGACTGATCGTGTTGCCGGCGGCGGCGCGTGGCCAACGCCAACTGCAAGATGAACAGCTCCTGGTAAACGAACCGCCGCCGCGCGGTCGCCAACTGGTCGCGATCGTGCGGGAAGTGAATCTGCGGCAATGCTTGTTGCAGCGGCAATAGCGCATGCTGTTCTAGATATAACGGCGGAAAGACTTCTTCCAACACGGGCAGGCACAACTCGACCGCGGCCCGGACGATCCGCCGCAGGTGCCCCTGGGCCAGACCTTCGGTCAGCGAATAGACCGGCAACATGTTGGGCAGGTCTTCGTCGGGCTCGGCTTCGATGATGCTGGTCGAGGGGTGCGAGAACTGCCACACGCCACCGCGAAAGCGGGCCTTGCCGATCAGCAGCAGTTGCTGCCCGACCGCGAACCTGTCGCGCAAGAAGGGCTGATTGAACCAGACGGCATTGACCGTGGCCGGCCCGACCTTCAAGAGCAGGCCGAGGACGGTGCGACCGTTGCGGCCGCGGCGCGATTCGACTTCCAGCACCTCGGCCCGCACGCGCAGCAGGACGTTTTCGGCCAGATCGTCGATCGTATTCAGATCGCTGAGGTCTTGATAGTCGCGCGGAAAATAGAAAAGGACGTCGCGCGCCGTGCGCAGACCCAGCCGTTCGAGCAACTCGGCGCGCTGCGGCCCGACGCCGCGCAGGTACTGCACTGGCGTGGCCAGCACATCGGCGGCAGGTCGATCATCGGTGCGCGCGGCTTCGCTCATGGGGGTATTGTAGCAATCGCGCGGCCGCAGTTGGGAACGCTCGACGCGGCAAAGACCTTGGGAGTAAAACCCTGGGCTTGGGAGTCGTGGCGCTTGCTGGACTCGCGGCATTATCGTGTGCGGCGGTACTTTTGATAGGCCGCCACGGCCAGCTCGTCGCAGCGGTCGTTTTCCGCGTGGCCGCTGTGCCCCGCGACGGCCGTGTAGGTGAGCTGATGCTGGGCGACCAGCTCATCGAGTCGGCGCCAGAGGTCTTCGTTCTTGACCTCGGCCCATTTTTTTCCCTCGCGGCGACGCCAGCCGTTGCGCTTCCAGTTGGCCATCCACTCGCTCAACCCTTTGCCGACATAGACGCTGTCGGTCAGCAGCTCGACGCGCGTGGGTCGCGACAGCTTCTCCAAGCCGCGTACGACGGCCATCAGCTCCATGCGATTGTTGGTGGTCACTTGCTCGGCGCCCGACTCTTCGATTTCCTTGCCGGTGGCCGGGTGGCGCAAGATGAAGGCCCAGCCTCCCGGGCCGGGGTTGCCGCTGCACCCGCCGTCGGTGAACAGTTGAACTTCAGAAGCAGGCTGATCAGATTTCACGGAGTCGTTCTGTCTTTCAGTGACGGTAGTTCAATCGCAACACAAGGCACACGCGAACACCCCTCCCTTACAGGGAGGGGCAGGGGGGGAGGGTAAAGACGTTCAAGGCCAATCACGTTTCCATCATCACGGATTGTGCGCCAACCCTTCTCCCCTCGGGAGAAGGTGGCCGAAGGCCGGATGAGGGTCAACTTTGTTCTGCGTTTTGATCATCGAGTTCTGTTCGACTCACTTCGCGCGATACCAAACAAGATTGAATCGGGACCCTCATCCGTCGGCTAGCGCCGCCACCTTCTCCCGAAGGGAGAAGGGTTGATGGCGACTCGCGCGCGACTGATGCGTCTCCGTCCACTAGCGACGCGGTGCGTCGCCAAGGCGCATCGCCACGCGCCCTGCGCTCACGCCGCCGGCGGGACGGCGCCCGTTGCGGTACGTTCGTAGTCGATCCGCCGGGCGCGCGTCAAGTCGCTCAGGTCATCGGCCAGGGGCGTTTCGACCTTGGGGACCACCGGGGCGGACCAGGGCAAGTGGACCGTAAAGACGCTTCCTTTGCCCAACTCGCTGTGCAGCGAAATCTCGCCCCCCAGCAGCTTGCACAGCTCTTTGACGATCGAAAGGCCCAGCCCCGTGCCCGAGTGCTCCCGGGTCATGGCGTCGCCGCCGATCAGCACTGAGCTTCCTTGGCGGAACTTTTCAAAGACTTTGACCTGGTCCTCTTCGGCAATCCCCACGCCGGTGTCGGCCACGACCAGGTTCAGCTCGTCGTTCGTGCCGCGCCGCGCGGTCACGACGATTCGGCCTCCCTCGGGCGTGAACTTAATGGCGTTTGACAGCAAGTTGTTCAGTATCTGCTGGACCTTTCCTTGGTCCTGGAACAACGTGGGCAGGTCGGGTTCGATTTCCACGTCGAGATCGATGTTCTTCTTTTCGGTCAGCGGGCGAGCCATGTCGCACTGGGCCGCGATCACGCCGTCGATGCGGAACTCGCTGGCCCGGACGTCCATCTTGCCGCTTTCGATCTTGGCCAGGTCCAAGATGTCGTTGATCATGTCCAGCAGCACGCGCCCTGACTTCTGAATGTTCTGCACGTAGCGCTTCTGCTTGTCCTCCAACGAACTGATCGAGCTAAGCACGTCGCTGAAGCCGATAATGCTGTTCAAGGGCGTGCGCAGCTCGTGGCTCATCGTGGCCAGAAAGTCGCTCTTCAAGCGGTTCATGTCGAACAACTGCATGTTGGCCTGCGCCAACTGGTCGACTTTCACGTCCAGGTTTGAGTTCACCTTTTGCAGCTCTTGCTGGGCGTCGAGCAAGTGGCGCAACATCCGGTTGAACGCGTTGCCCAGTTCCTCGAACTCGTCGCCGGTGCGAATCTCGGCGCGCTGGTCGGTCTCGCCTTTGCTGACCGCGTCGCTCACATCGCGCAAGTGCTTCAGCGGCTTGCCGATCACGTAACGGATAATGCCCCACGCACAGACGATCGCCAGGAACACCGTGATGATCGCCAGCCCGATCAAGATGCCACGGTTGACGGCCTGGTCGCGCTGGGTGGTCTGGTTCGACATCTGCACCCGGGCGACCGCCATCAAGTCGCCTTCGGCCAGGTTGCTGGGGCCTTGGATCGCGCGGTGGCAGTTGATGCAGCCCTTCGAGGCGTAGATCGGCTGGTAATATTCGTAGTCCTTGCCGCCGTTGATCAGCCGGCCGAACGGGCGCGGCGGCTCGCTGGTCGAGGCATAGGCTGGCACCCGGGACAGCTCTTGCACTTCCCAGGCATCGCGCGGGGCGTGGGCTGGGTCGCGGCTGTTGGGTCGGATGAGCACGCAGGCGTAATCGTGGTACTCCAGAATCGGCCCGAGTTGGTTCTTGATCACCTCGCTGAAGGCCTTGTCGCTCTTGGCGGTGTATTGTTCCCAGTGGGTCTGCAGCAGAATCTTGTCGACCAGGTCGCGACCTCGGGTGCGATTCTGCTTGGTGACCAGTTGCTCGGTCAGCCCGCTGTACAGCCAGAAGCTGCCAGTGATCAGCAGCAGCAAGCTGACGGCGAACAACATCAAGCATTTACGCTCGAGGCTTTTCTCGCCGATCAATCGCTTTAAGGTGCGATAAGACATGAGCCGCCACGCAAGGTTTCGCCGTCCGCCCTAAGCTGCGAAGGTATTCTAAGTTCCGCCGCTGAAAAAGCCCAGTGAGGGGTGGCGGGGCCGCTGGCACGCCGAAACATTTGGGTGGCCCAGCCGCTTGCGGCTGGGTCGCGCAGCGACAAGAACGACGGTGGAGAATTGAACCTCTTTCTTGTTGCTGCGCAACACGGCCGGCTAGCGGCCGTGCCACCCTGAGTCGGTTCCTGGGTTACAAAGGCGCGGTGAGAGGCAGCCAGGGGCGGAACGTGCTCACGCCTCGGGTTCGGCAGCGACCTTGTTCCAGCCGGCCAGGCGCTCGGCCCGGAACTCTTGGAACCGGTTGGCTTCGATGGCCGCGCGCGCACGGGCCAACAGGCGTTGGTAATAAGTCAGGTTGTGAATTGATAGCAGCGTCGGACCCAGCATCTCGCCGGCCATGAACATGTGCCGCAGGTACCCGCGGCTGTGCCGACAGGCCAGGCAGGGGCAGTCCTCTT encodes the following:
- a CDS encoding addiction module protein — encoded protein: MSPEFQSLGIDRMSIEQRLLLVNEIWDSITAETGLVPMTDAQLAELERRVDEHEADPSTGVPWEQVREKLAKRLGQ
- a CDS encoding type II toxin-antitoxin system RelE/ParE family toxin, translated to MSLPIIFDPRAEAEYLESVLWYESQRAGLGVVFDRAVDELLRRISGSPERYPLVSKRIRLALLHRFPFGIYYRIASNHLFVVAVHHSSRDPSVWQERS
- the recG gene encoding ATP-dependent DNA helicase RecG, with protein sequence MSEAARTDDRPAADVLATPVQYLRGVGPQRAELLERLGLRTARDVLFYFPRDYQDLSDLNTIDDLAENVLLRVRAEVLEVESRRGRNGRTVLGLLLKVGPATVNAVWFNQPFLRDRFAVGQQLLLIGKARFRGGVWQFSHPSTSIIEAEPDEDLPNMLPVYSLTEGLAQGHLRRIVRAAVELCLPVLEEVFPPLYLEQHALLPLQQALPQIHFPHDRDQLATARRRFVYQELFILQLALATRRRRQHDQSQAPPLETSAKIDARIRRLFPFELTEGQNQAIREICADLALPLPMNRLLQGDVGSGKTIVAMYAILLAIAHGYQAALMAPTEILARQHAATLGKLLSHSQVRWKLLTGGLPASQREAIRAGLRSGELDAVIGTHAMLHNDVEFSRLGVVVIDEQHKFGVRQREILRRAGVDPHYLVMTATPIPRSLAMTLFGDLEVTTLRDAPPGRQTVRTYLATAEQREKWWDFFRRKLRTGRQGYVIAPLVDAEQTVTSFDDDAEAPPAAAEQLFEALAHGPLSEFRVGLVHGRMSGAEKQAAMEKFRSGQTQVLVATTVIEVGVDVPNATLMTIEDGHCFGLSQLHQLRGRITRGTHPGYCCVFAEIKNDAARERLEALVNTTDGFALAEIDFKLRGPGDLLGTQQHGLPPLRIADLHEDGAILEEARQDAREMIAQDPGLAAPDHQRLRRQMLSRYGSVLELGDVG
- the rnhA gene encoding ribonuclease HI gives rise to the protein MKSDQPASEVQLFTDGGCSGNPGPGGWAFILRHPATGKEIEESGAEQVTTNNRMELMAVVRGLEKLSRPTRVELLTDSVYVGKGLSEWMANWKRNGWRRREGKKWAEVKNEDLWRRLDELVAQHQLTYTAVAGHSGHAENDRCDELAVAAYQKYRRTR
- a CDS encoding HAMP domain-containing protein, which translates into the protein MSYRTLKRLIGEKSLERKCLMLFAVSLLLLITGSFWLYSGLTEQLVTKQNRTRGRDLVDKILLQTHWEQYTAKSDKAFSEVIKNQLGPILEYHDYACVLIRPNSRDPAHAPRDAWEVQELSRVPAYASTSEPPRPFGRLINGGKDYEYYQPIYASKGCINCHRAIQGPSNLAEGDLMAVARVQMSNQTTQRDQAVNRGILIGLAIITVFLAIVCAWGIIRYVIGKPLKHLRDVSDAVSKGETDQRAEIRTGDEFEELGNAFNRMLRHLLDAQQELQKVNSNLDVKVDQLAQANMQLFDMNRLKSDFLATMSHELRTPLNSIIGFSDVLSSISSLEDKQKRYVQNIQKSGRVLLDMINDILDLAKIESGKMDVRASEFRIDGVIAAQCDMARPLTEKKNIDLDVEIEPDLPTLFQDQGKVQQILNNLLSNAIKFTPEGGRIVVTARRGTNDELNLVVADTGVGIAEEDQVKVFEKFRQGSSVLIGGDAMTREHSGTGLGLSIVKELCKLLGGEISLHSELGKGSVFTVHLPWSAPVVPKVETPLADDLSDLTRARRIDYERTATGAVPPAA